The following proteins are co-located in the Apium graveolens cultivar Ventura chromosome 5, ASM990537v1, whole genome shotgun sequence genome:
- the LOC141724186 gene encoding putative pectinesterase/pectinesterase inhibitor 17, producing MASHLLLVLAFWSLFLSPLINGYTSNEVIHMCSKTPNPKPCEYFFTNNPNYGPIDNDQDFLKASLKLALDKAMQADQNTKSLGSKCHNKLEKAAWDDCLKLYDYTIQRINKTVDPFQKCSQVDAQTWLSTALTNLETCRVGFIELGVGNNVLPLMNNNVSYLISNSLAMNKGGNTNYKPTYKGKFPTWVSPGDRKLLQATSPGAGANVVVAQDGSGNYKTVSAAVAAAKSGSGRYVIYVKAGTYNENVEISSKNIMLVGDGIGKTIITGGRSVDGGSTTFNSATVAVVGDGFIGRGITFRNTAGGQNHQAVALRSGSDLSVFYQCSFEGYQDTLYVHSERQFYRDCDIYGTVDFIFGNAAVVLQNCNIRPRKPPNGTNTITAQGRTDPNQNTGIVIHNSRITPADELKSVQGSVKSYLGRPWKEYSRTVIMKTSIDGFIRPEGWYPWSGNFALKTLFYAEYANTGAGASTANRVNWPGYRVLASASEASKFTVGSFIAGNSWIPGTSVPFTSGL from the exons ATGGCATCTCATTTGCTTCTGGTCTTGGCATTTTGGTCACTTTTTCTTAGTCCCCTAATCAATGGCTACACATCAAATGAAGTAATACATATGTGTAGCAAAACACCCAACCCTAAGCCTTGCGAATATTTCTTTACCAATAACCCTAACTATGGTCCTATCGATAATGACCAAGATTTCCTTAAGGCTTCGCTAAAGTTAGCACTAGACAAAGCCATGCAAGCCGATCAAAACACCAAGAGTCTTGGCTCAAAGTGTCATAATAAGCTCGAAAAGGCTGCATGGGATGACTGTTTAAAGCTTTACGATTATACAATCCAAAGAATCAACAAAACTGTTGATCCTTTCCAAAAGTGTAGCCAGGTTGATGCTCAAACATGGCTCAGTACAGCTCTAACGAACCTCGAAACATGTCGAGTTGGTTTCATTGAGCTAGGGGTTGGCAACAATGTGTTGCCCTTGATGAACAATAATGTGTCTTATTTAATATCAAACAGTTTAGCTATGAACAAAGGAGGCAATACTAACTACAAGCCAACTTACAAGGGTAAGTTCCCTACATGGGTTTCTCCGGGTGATAGAAAGCTTCTACAAGCTACTTCGCCAGGTGCCGGGGCTAATGTCGTGGTGGCACAGGATGGTTCTGGAAACTACAAGACCGTGTCAGCTGCAGTTGCAGCTGCGAAATCAGGAAGTGGTAGGTATGTGATATATGTCAAGGCAGGTACGTATAATGAAAATGTTGAGATAAGTTCGAAAAACATTATGCTGGTGGGTGATGGTATTGGAAAGACTATAATCACTGGTGGTAGAAGTGTAGACGGAGGCTCCACCACTTTCAATTCTGCTACTGTCG CTGTAGTAGGGGACGGATTTATTGGTCGTGGAATCACCTTCCGGAACACAGCCGGAGGACAAAATCACCAGGCGGTGGCGCTACGTTCGGGCTCAGATCTCTCTGTATTCTATCAATGCAGCTTTGAAGGATACCAAGACACTCTCTATGTCCATTCTGAGAGACAATTCTATAGAGACTGTGATATTTACGGAACCGTTGATTTCATATTTGGAAATGCAGCAGTTGTGCTCCAGAACTGTAACATTAGACCCCGAAAACCACCAAACGGTACCAACACAATAACTGCTCAAGGCCGAACCGATCCAAACCAGAACACCGGAATTGTTATCCATAATTCCAGGATCACACCAGCTGATGAACTTAAATCAGTCCAAGGGTCAGTAAAATCATATCTTGGAAGGCCGTGGAAGGAATATTCGCGAACCGTTATCATGAAGACATCTATTGATGGATTTATTCGTCCCGAAGGTTGGTACCCATGGAGTGGCAATTTTGCCTTGAAAACATTGTTCTATGCAGAGTACGCAAATACAGGTGCTGGTGCATCGACTGCGAATCGTGTCAATTGGCCGGGTTATCGTGTTCTTGCGAGTGCTAGTGAAGCATCTAAATTTACAGTCGGGAGTTTCATTGCTGGAAACTCATGGATCCCAGGCACCAGCGTGCCGTTCACTTCTGGACTCTAA